TTGGCCAGCAGTGCCGTACCGAGCACATAGCCCATGAAACCCGTCAATCCGGCTGCTGTGCCGGCTGCATTCTTGGGTGCAAGGTCGAGCGCTTGTACGCCAATAAGCATCACGGGGCCGTAAATCAGGAAGCCGATGGCAATCAGACAGCCGATAACTACATTCACATTGTCAATGTTCTGCCAATAGACTACGATTGCAATTGCCACGAGAATCATGAAAAGAATCGTGGGTAAAGCACGGCGACCATGGAACACTTTATCTGAAAGCCAACCGCAAATGATGGTTCCGGGAATAGCTGCCATCTCATAGGCAAAGTAGGCCCAACCTGCACTTTTGATGTCGATGCCGCGCTCGGTAAGGATAGTCGGTGCCCAATCTAAACAGCCATAGCGCACCATATAGACGAAAGCGTTGGCAAAAGCTATGTACCAAAGAAACTTATTGCTCAATACAATCTTGAAGATTTCCTTCGTAGAGAGCACTTCTTCAGCTTTTTCAGAGTAGTTCTTTGAAGCCGAACCACTCCATTTCTCAATGGAAGGCAGACCGCAAGACTGTGGTGTATCGCGTATCATGCTATAGGCTAACAAGGCTATCAGAATAGCCACAGCAGCCGGGAATGCATAAGTTCCGATAAGGAAATAACGCTCTTGGTCAGCACCATAGAAGCAGGAACCGAACCAAAGTGCACCATAAACGGCCATCGGCCCTACCAATGCACCGCCCACATTATGGGCACAGTTCCAGAACGACATCCAAGTGCCGCGCTCTTTAATCGAGAACCAGTGAGTCATCACGCGTCCGCAAGGGGGCCAGCCCATACCATTGAACCAACCGACAAGGAAGTTAAGCACAGCCATCAGCAGGATAGCAAGCGACTTGTGATCGGCACCTATCCATTGAATTGGTACAATCATAAAGAGCATTGAAACTGCTGCCATGATCAAACCCAATGGCAGGAACGTGCGTGCATTACTGCGATCGGAGATGCTCGCCATAATAAATTTCGAGAAACCATAGGCGATAGCATTCATCGAAAGCACGATACCAAGCTCTCCTTTGTCAAATCCAAAGTTGGCAAGCATTGGGATTGCCATTGAAAAGTTCTTGCGAACAACGTAGAATCCGGCATATCCAATGAATATACCTAAAAAGACTTGCCAACGCAGCTTCTTGTATCTGGCGTCAGCTTCCGGGCCTGTCTGCTCTGCTTTATAGGCCGGTGGGGTTAATAGTTTCCACATAATCGATTTTTATTGTTTTTAGTTTTATTGCTTTGTACTCACTGTCAGCCGACAACACCTTCAGGGAGTTTATCATCCCTTAACGGCAAGTCATCTGCACATTAGCTGTTCATGTCAGAGCCGTTTGCTTTATTTGTTTTTGCCAAGTATTATCTAAGTCAGGCAGTTTCTTTTCTCACAGCATGATGGTTTCATTTCGGAATAATCTTAAAGACTTTCGCTTACACAAATAAGTGCATATGTTTCATATGAAAACAAAGATAAAGTATTTATATTAATAACATGTAATTCCTTAACATTTTTTATGAAGTTATTCACTAAAACACGTTCTTTCTTCTTTCAAGATACCATAGGAAAGGGCTGAACAGCAGCTGACAAACCTCTTTGAAGCAATAAACAAACTCTGGATTTCTGCATAAAATATGCTGCGTACACTTATCTTAAGGAAATCAAAATGGTGTTATTGCTCTTCTTATAACACCTATAAACGAAAAATGTGTAAATATTCGTTGCAAATATTTACACATTATCTTTGTGAAGCTTTCAATTCAAAACTAAAGTCATTCTCACTTCAAATCCGTGCTTTCTTTCAGCAAGTAGCAACGTATTGACTAACAATATGTTACAAGAAAAGCGCTTAGTTACAATGTAAGATCACGTAGAACGGCATTGTCATCTGCGTCAAATGACCACGCAACTTGCGTCAGATGAGCCTGCAACTTGCGTCATATTACCGTGCATTTTGAGTCAAATGACCGCGCTTGTCCAGTCATTTCATCTTGGCTTTCCGCGCCATTTCAAACAGGCTTTGAGGCAAATGGCAATAGCCTGTGGGGTTTTTGTCGAGATAATCCTGATGATATTCCTCGGCCGTATAGAAGTTCTTCAACGGCAACACCTCCACTCTGAGCGGCTGCTTGAAATGTTTTTGCTGTTCCTTCATCACTGCTTCGATGGTTGGAAGATCGCTTTTGTCGACATAATAAATCCCCGTTCGGTATTGTGTTCCGCGGTCGTTTCCCTGCTTGTTCAGTGAAGTGGGGTCAATAGCCTTAAAATAAAGGTCGAGCAAGAACGTCAGACTCACTACTGTCGGGTCGTATTCCACATGCACAGCCTCGGCAAACCCCGTTGCATCTGTACACACCTCTTTATATGTAGGATGAGTAGTGTTACCGTTGGCATAGCCTACTTGCGTAGCCTTCACACCCTCTATCTGCTTCAGGAAATGCTCTGTTCCCCAGAAACAACCGCCGGCAAGATAGATGTTTCGCAACGGATGGAGCAACTTCAGATAGGCACCATAGCCTGCTTTTTCCATTTCCTGCTCAGGAATGAAGCGCAAAGCACCGCTGTTGATGCAATAACGTTGACCGCCTTTTTCGCGTGGGCCATCGTTGAACACATGCCCCAAATGGGCATTGCCAAGTTTACTCTTCACCTCCGTACGCGTCATTCCATGCGACAGATCCGTATGCTCGGCTATCAAATCATCGCTGATAGGCCGCGAGAAGGCAGGCCACCCACAGCCTGAATCATATTTATCAGAAGACAGAAACAAGGGTTGCCCCGTGGTGATATCCACATAAATTCCCGGTCTGAACTCGTGATCGTAGGCATTGGTAAAGGGGCGTTCGGTTGCAGCCTCTTGCGTAATGGCATACTGTTCGGCTGTGAGCATCTTGCGAAGCTTTGCTTCATCAGGTCTCACGTATTGGTTGGTGTCATCAATTTTCATAGACTTCGTTTTATGATCTGTTGGGTTCTGCCCATTGCTTTGACAGGAAAAAAGCATCAAGGCGCATACTAAGAAAAAGACATGCACAGGTTGCATGAGTTCTATGTGTTGTAGTTTACATCTTTTCATATTGCAAGTTTTTTGGTTATAATATTAGTTTTGGGAAAGTAATACGTAGTGATTTTTCTTGAATAAGACCTGCTTCGTGTCGTTTCTCCCTGAATTGTCCGGCAAGATAGAAAGCTTTAGGCCTTACGTTCAAATAGTTTCACTCTGGCATTTCCTCACATCCACACCTTTCATTCAATAGCTCATCGAATGAAATACAATTCATAATTCTTTCTTTTTTCTCTTTTTTCATCATACAAGTCCTTTTTACCTTTAAAACATTATTTATCTTATCACTCTGCCATTTTTAGCTCCTTAAATGGCGTTTTCTTTGTTTTCTTCTGAAAACCTTGGAAGAATGCCACAATAGCATCTGTTTTCATACAACAGAACACCCTGTAGATATTCTTTCATATTCTGTACATCTTTCATAAAGATCATCTGGACTTTCCATGTCTTAAAAGAACTTTGAAAGGATAACCTTCATGTTTTCAATCATATATAAAGAATAGATAATCTTATTACGAATGCCTCTCGGCTGTGTAATATGAAATTCCTTGAAATATGATTAATCCAATTTTACACGCTGTATCTTACCTAAGATGTTGATAGCTTATGTGGCAAAGATAAGTAATTAAATCACAAATCCCAAATATTTTCTTATAAATTCACATTTCAAAACAGCATTTTCCTTACAAATTCCCACATCACAATACCCGCTGTAGTGCTGACGTTGAGA
The nucleotide sequence above comes from Segatella oris. Encoded proteins:
- a CDS encoding bifunctional methionine sulfoxide reductase B/A protein is translated as MLFSCQSNGQNPTDHKTKSMKIDDTNQYVRPDEAKLRKMLTAEQYAITQEAATERPFTNAYDHEFRPGIYVDITTGQPLFLSSDKYDSGCGWPAFSRPISDDLIAEHTDLSHGMTRTEVKSKLGNAHLGHVFNDGPREKGGQRYCINSGALRFIPEQEMEKAGYGAYLKLLHPLRNIYLAGGCFWGTEHFLKQIEGVKATQVGYANGNTTHPTYKEVCTDATGFAEAVHVEYDPTVVSLTFLLDLYFKAIDPTSLNKQGNDRGTQYRTGIYYVDKSDLPTIEAVMKEQQKHFKQPLRVEVLPLKNFYTAEEYHQDYLDKNPTGYCHLPQSLFEMARKAKMK
- a CDS encoding MFS transporter, whose amino-acid sequence is MWKLLTPPAYKAEQTGPEADARYKKLRWQVFLGIFIGYAGFYVVRKNFSMAIPMLANFGFDKGELGIVLSMNAIAYGFSKFIMASISDRSNARTFLPLGLIMAAVSMLFMIVPIQWIGADHKSLAILLMAVLNFLVGWFNGMGWPPCGRVMTHWFSIKERGTWMSFWNCAHNVGGALVGPMAVYGALWFGSCFYGADQERYFLIGTYAFPAAVAILIALLAYSMIRDTPQSCGLPSIEKWSGSASKNYSEKAEEVLSTKEIFKIVLSNKFLWYIAFANAFVYMVRYGCLDWAPTILTERGIDIKSAGWAYFAYEMAAIPGTIICGWLSDKVFHGRRALPTILFMILVAIAIVVYWQNIDNVNVVIGCLIAIGFLIYGPVMLIGVQALDLAPKNAAGTAAGLTGFMGYVLGTALLANIVIGYVAEAAGWNWTFILLIVACLFSILFMGLTYREEQYLAKKTQKEDK